One part of the Algibacter sp. L1A34 genome encodes these proteins:
- a CDS encoding nucleoid-associated protein, producing MITRKNAEISKFIIHKVGNKFNDTKNAFSDKVVEFDEASYELMLPFLLRPFGSLVQSYRFNHHANITLNEINSYSSQMFNDEEAFVEVSKHIVTHLYEQSSSAQIKTGDVLVVMFEGIEFRDITTNAIGIFKIESKVNFFQTYLENNNYDVLVQNGISSKKVDKGCLILNQSDGEGNIILTVDNNSYDAAYWLNHFLNIKYADDANNHTQQYIELCKEFSTEVLKPNYGAKEQNSFIAKSIDFFKENEIVSVDRFKDELFEEDKHKKEFDTFKKEFEGEQSYIIRNQFDVAEAVVTKEKRKIKTDIKLDTNIQIKLDIDAPDASEEYLERGYDEEKKMHYYKVFFNEET from the coding sequence ATGATTACAAGAAAAAATGCCGAAATTTCAAAATTCATCATACATAAAGTTGGGAATAAATTTAACGATACTAAAAACGCCTTTTCGGATAAAGTCGTTGAGTTTGACGAAGCAAGTTACGAGCTAATGTTACCATTTCTACTCCGCCCCTTTGGAAGTCTAGTACAGAGTTATCGTTTTAACCACCATGCAAATATTACCTTAAACGAAATAAACAGTTACAGCTCTCAAATGTTTAATGATGAAGAAGCCTTTGTAGAAGTTTCTAAACACATTGTAACACACTTATACGAACAATCTAGTTCGGCACAAATAAAAACAGGGGACGTTTTAGTTGTGATGTTTGAAGGGATAGAATTTAGAGATATCACCACAAATGCTATTGGTATTTTTAAAATTGAAAGTAAAGTAAACTTCTTTCAAACGTATTTAGAAAACAATAATTATGACGTTTTAGTACAAAACGGAATAAGCTCCAAAAAGGTTGACAAAGGCTGCTTAATCTTAAATCAATCTGATGGTGAAGGCAATATTATTTTAACTGTAGACAACAACAGTTACGATGCTGCATATTGGCTTAATCACTTTTTAAACATTAAATATGCCGATGATGCTAACAACCATACCCAACAATATATTGAGCTTTGCAAAGAGTTTTCTACCGAGGTTTTAAAACCGAATTATGGTGCGAAAGAACAAAATAGTTTTATAGCAAAATCTATCGACTTTTTTAAAGAAAACGAAATAGTAAGTGTTGATCGTTTTAAAGATGAATTATTTGAAGAGGATAAACATAAAAAAGAATTCGATACCTTTAAAAAAGAATTTGAAGGCGAACAAAGTTATATTATAAGAAACCAATTTGATGTTGCCGAAGCAGTAGTTACCAAAGAAAAACGAAAAATAAAAACCGATATTAAACTAGATACTAACATACAAATTAAACTAGATATTGATGCGCCCGATGCCTCGGAAGAATATCTGGAACGTGGTTATGATGAAGAAAAGAAGATGCACTATTACAAAGTGTTTTTTAATGAAGAAACATAG
- the ctlX gene encoding citrulline utilization hydrolase CtlX, whose product MQQTTNTILMIRPINFRMNEQTAVNNYYQKDLENTLSKTVNAKAQQEFDIYVDKLRNIGVNVIVVNDTEDTDTPDSIFPNNWVSFHENGNVGLYPMFAENRRVERREDILETLEENGFVINNVIDYTTAEDEDVFLEGTGSVILDRVNRKAYCALSPRADEDLFIEFCEDFEFFPVIFNANQTVEGKRKAIYHTNVMMCVGETFAVICLSSIDDKKERKNVIKHLKDDGKAIIDITEAQVNNFAGNMLQVKGNNNEAYLIMSQAAYDSLTKQQIKSLEQHNKILSSSLSTIEFCGGGSARCMMAEVFLPKA is encoded by the coding sequence ATGCAACAGACTACAAATACTATTTTAATGATTCGTCCGATTAATTTTAGGATGAATGAACAAACGGCTGTAAATAATTATTACCAAAAGGATTTAGAAAATACTTTATCTAAAACGGTTAATGCAAAAGCTCAGCAGGAATTCGATATTTATGTTGATAAATTAAGAAACATTGGAGTAAACGTAATCGTAGTTAATGATACCGAGGATACCGATACACCAGATTCTATTTTCCCTAATAACTGGGTGTCATTTCACGAAAATGGGAATGTAGGTTTATATCCTATGTTTGCCGAAAATCGTCGTGTAGAGCGTCGTGAAGATATTTTGGAAACTCTCGAAGAAAATGGATTTGTAATAAATAACGTTATAGATTATACAACAGCTGAAGATGAAGATGTTTTTTTAGAAGGAACAGGAAGTGTAATTCTAGATCGTGTAAATCGTAAGGCTTATTGTGCGTTATCCCCAAGAGCCGACGAAGATTTATTTATAGAATTCTGTGAAGACTTTGAGTTTTTTCCTGTTATTTTTAATGCGAATCAAACTGTTGAAGGAAAAAGGAAAGCTATTTATCATACCAACGTTATGATGTGTGTTGGAGAAACTTTTGCTGTAATTTGTTTAAGCAGTATTGATGATAAAAAGGAACGTAAAAATGTAATTAAACATTTAAAAGATGATGGGAAGGCCATTATAGATATTACCGAAGCTCAGGTTAATAATTTCGCTGGAAATATGCTGCAAGTTAAAGGTAACAATAATGAAGCTTATTTAATTATGAGCCAAGCAGCTTATGATAGTTTAACAAAGCAGCAAATAAAGAGCTTAGAGCAGCATAATAAAATATTGTCGAGCTCATTAAGTACTATTGAATTTTGTGGAGGAGGAAGTGCACGCTGTATGATGGCCGAAGTATTTTTGCCAAAAGCTTAA
- a CDS encoding dimethylarginine dimethylaminohydrolase family protein, with protein MIELNVKNETSRLRAVILGIAESNGSVPAVEDCYDPKSVEHVLAGTYPKEVDMISELDEVAEVFKKYEVKVYRPNVIKDCNQIFSRDIAFVIEDKIIRANILPNREEEVEAIHYVWDQVESENRIILPEECHVEGGDVMPWNGYIFIGTYSGDDYPDLITARTNMDAVIAIQELFPEKIVKSFELRKSNTVAKENALHLDCCFQPIGKDKAIIHKNGFLVEKEYEWLVDFFGKDKVFEITKDEMYQMNSNVFSISEDVIVSDKNFTRLNTWLRSEGFIVEEVSYTEISKQEGLLRCTTMPLIRD; from the coding sequence ATGATAGAATTAAATGTTAAAAACGAAACGTCAAGACTGCGTGCCGTTATTTTAGGTATAGCAGAAAGTAATGGATCAGTTCCGGCAGTAGAAGATTGCTACGACCCTAAAAGTGTGGAACATGTATTGGCAGGTACTTATCCTAAAGAAGTTGATATGATTTCTGAATTGGATGAAGTTGCTGAAGTTTTTAAGAAATATGAAGTCAAGGTTTACCGCCCAAATGTTATTAAGGATTGTAACCAGATATTTTCTCGGGACATCGCTTTTGTAATTGAAGATAAGATAATTAGGGCTAATATTTTACCTAATAGGGAAGAAGAAGTTGAGGCTATTCATTATGTTTGGGATCAAGTTGAAAGTGAAAACAGAATTATACTTCCAGAAGAGTGCCATGTTGAGGGTGGAGATGTGATGCCGTGGAATGGTTATATTTTTATTGGAACTTATTCTGGTGATGATTATCCAGATTTAATAACCGCGCGTACAAATATGGACGCTGTTATTGCAATACAAGAATTGTTTCCAGAGAAAATAGTAAAGTCTTTTGAGCTTCGAAAATCGAACACTGTCGCTAAAGAAAATGCACTTCATCTAGATTGTTGCTTCCAACCCATAGGAAAAGATAAAGCCATAATCCATAAAAACGGTTTTTTGGTTGAAAAGGAATACGAATGGTTAGTTGATTTCTTCGGAAAGGACAAGGTTTTCGAAATAACGAAAGATGAAATGTATCAGATGAATAGTAATGTGTTCTCTATTTCGGAAGATGTTATTGTTTCTGATAAGAATTTCACACGTTTAAACACTTGGTTGCGTAGTGAGGGTTTTATAGTAGAAGAGGTTTCGTATACTGAAATAAGTAAGCAAGAAGGCTTATTACGTTGTACTACAATGCCATTAATTCGAGATTAA
- the eno gene encoding phosphopyruvate hydratase — protein MSIIINIHARQIFDSRGNPTVEVDVVTENDVLGRAAVPSGASTGEHEAVELRDGGNAYMGKGVLKAVDNVNSIIAQELLGVSVFEQNLIDKMMIELDGTPNKSKLGANAILGVSLAVAKAAAGELGLPLYRYVGGVSANTLPLPMMNIINGGSHSDAPIAFQEFMIMPVKAKNFTHAMQMGTEIFHNLKKVLHDRDLSTAVGDEGGFAPNLPGGTEDALETIAKAVENAGYKFGDEVKIALDCASAEFFVDGKYDYTKFEGDKGMIRTSKEQAEYLAELAAKYPIISIEDGMDENDWEGTKYLTELIGDKVQLVGDDLFVTNVERLARGIKEGIANSILIKVNQIGSLTETIAAVNMAKNAGYTTVMSHRSGETEDTTIADLAVALNCGQIKTGSASRSDRMAKYNQLLRIEEELGEVAYFPQENAFKVK, from the coding sequence ATGAGCATAATAATTAATATCCATGCTAGACAAATTTTTGATTCTAGAGGAAATCCTACTGTTGAAGTAGATGTTGTAACAGAAAACGATGTTTTAGGAAGAGCTGCTGTGCCATCTGGCGCATCTACAGGAGAGCATGAAGCCGTTGAATTAAGAGATGGTGGTAATGCATACATGGGCAAAGGTGTTTTAAAAGCCGTTGACAATGTTAATTCTATTATTGCTCAAGAATTATTAGGTGTTTCTGTATTCGAACAAAATCTAATCGATAAGATGATGATTGAGTTGGACGGAACTCCAAACAAATCAAAATTAGGTGCCAATGCTATTTTAGGTGTGTCTTTAGCGGTTGCTAAAGCTGCAGCTGGTGAGTTAGGTTTACCTTTATACCGTTACGTAGGTGGTGTTTCTGCTAATACGTTACCATTACCAATGATGAACATTATTAACGGTGGTTCTCATAGTGATGCTCCAATTGCGTTTCAAGAATTTATGATCATGCCTGTTAAAGCTAAAAACTTTACACATGCTATGCAAATGGGAACTGAAATTTTCCATAACCTTAAAAAAGTATTACACGATAGAGATTTAAGTACTGCTGTTGGTGATGAAGGTGGTTTTGCTCCTAATTTACCAGGCGGAACAGAAGATGCTTTAGAAACTATTGCAAAAGCGGTTGAAAATGCAGGTTATAAATTTGGTGACGAAGTGAAAATTGCTTTAGATTGTGCTTCTGCAGAATTTTTTGTTGATGGAAAATATGATTATACTAAATTCGAAGGAGATAAAGGTATGATTAGAACTTCAAAAGAACAAGCTGAATATTTAGCTGAATTGGCTGCTAAGTATCCAATTATTTCTATTGAAGACGGAATGGATGAAAACGATTGGGAAGGAACTAAATACCTTACTGAATTAATTGGAGATAAAGTACAATTAGTTGGTGATGATTTATTTGTAACTAACGTAGAGCGTTTAGCTCGTGGTATTAAAGAAGGTATTGCTAATTCAATCTTGATTAAAGTAAACCAAATTGGTTCTTTAACTGAAACTATTGCTGCTGTAAACATGGCTAAAAATGCTGGTTATACAACTGTAATGTCTCACCGTTCTGGAGAAACTGAAGATACAACTATTGCAGATTTAGCAGTAGCGCTTAATTGTGGTCAAATTAAAACAGGATCTGCTTCACGTAGTGATCGTATGGCTAAATACAATCAATTACTTCGTATTGAAGAAGAATTGGGTGAAGTAGCTTATTTTCCTCAAGAAAATGCATTCAAAGTAAAATAA
- the argS gene encoding arginine--tRNA ligase: MNLQETLSNQVKQAVLSSYKVELETVEFQATRKEFAGDITVVVFPMLRFVKGNPVQIGETIGNYLVDNISNVKAFNVVKGFLNIEISDSYFIDFFNNIKGETTYGLVSLKEDEKAVMVEYSSPNTNKPLHLGHVRNNLLGYSVAEILKASGKKVYKTQIINDRGIHICKSMLAWQKFGEGETPQSTGLKGDKLVGNYYVKFDQEYKKEIQELISNGSSEEDAKKNAPILIEAQSMLLKWEAGDEEVVELWKEMNSWVYEGFNVTYKNLGVDFDTLYYESNTYLLGKEFVEQGLKSGVFVKEEDGSVWCDLTEDGLDKKIVQRSDGTAVYMTQDIGTAIQRIKDFPDVGGMVYTVGNEQDYHFKVLFLILKKLGFDWADNLYHLSYGMVDLPSGKMKSREGTVVDADELVEEMAKTAGEISEELGKLDGYSETEKEELYKIIGLGALKYHILKVDPKKRILFDPKESIDFQGDTGPFIQYTYARIQSILRKADLEKTDLKSTDLHPKEKELIKQLQLFPEIIQNAAEQHSPALIANYTYDLVKEFNSFYQNVSILGADNDIEKQLRVQLSNTVANTIKNAFLLLGIQVPERM, encoded by the coding sequence ATGAATCTTCAAGAAACCTTATCAAATCAAGTAAAACAAGCCGTTTTATCTTCATATAAAGTAGAATTAGAAACCGTAGAATTTCAAGCAACAAGAAAAGAATTTGCTGGCGATATTACGGTTGTTGTATTTCCTATGTTACGTTTTGTAAAAGGAAATCCTGTGCAAATAGGTGAAACTATCGGTAACTATTTGGTAGATAATATTAGTAATGTAAAGGCTTTTAATGTTGTTAAAGGCTTTTTGAATATTGAAATTAGCGATTCGTATTTCATCGATTTTTTCAATAATATAAAAGGGGAAACAACTTATGGTTTGGTTTCTTTAAAAGAAGATGAAAAAGCGGTTATGGTAGAGTATTCTTCACCTAACACAAATAAACCACTTCATTTAGGTCACGTAAGAAACAACCTTTTAGGGTATAGTGTTGCCGAAATTTTAAAGGCTTCGGGTAAAAAAGTATATAAAACTCAAATTATAAACGATCGAGGTATCCATATTTGTAAAAGTATGTTGGCTTGGCAGAAGTTTGGCGAAGGTGAAACTCCTCAGTCTACGGGGTTAAAAGGTGATAAATTGGTAGGAAACTACTACGTTAAATTCGACCAAGAATATAAAAAAGAAATTCAAGAGTTAATTTCTAACGGAAGCTCTGAAGAAGATGCAAAAAAGAATGCTCCAATTTTGATTGAAGCGCAAAGTATGCTTTTAAAATGGGAAGCTGGTGATGAGGAAGTCGTTGAGCTTTGGAAAGAAATGAATAGCTGGGTTTACGAAGGTTTTAATGTAACCTATAAAAACTTAGGCGTCGATTTTGATACCTTATATTACGAAAGTAACACCTATTTATTAGGGAAAGAATTTGTAGAGCAAGGCCTTAAGTCAGGTGTTTTTGTAAAAGAGGAAGATGGATCGGTTTGGTGTGATTTAACCGAGGATGGTCTTGATAAAAAAATAGTACAGCGATCGGACGGTACAGCAGTCTACATGACTCAAGATATTGGGACAGCTATACAACGTATAAAGGATTTTCCTGATGTTGGTGGTATGGTTTACACCGTAGGAAACGAACAAGATTATCATTTTAAAGTGTTGTTTTTAATTCTGAAGAAACTAGGATTCGATTGGGCAGATAATCTATATCATTTAAGTTATGGTATGGTAGATTTACCTAGCGGAAAAATGAAAAGCCGTGAAGGAACTGTTGTTGATGCTGATGAATTAGTTGAAGAAATGGCTAAAACGGCTGGTGAAATTTCTGAGGAATTAGGAAAGCTTGATGGTTATTCTGAAACTGAAAAAGAAGAACTTTATAAAATAATAGGTCTGGGTGCATTAAAATATCATATTTTAAAAGTAGATCCAAAAAAACGTATTTTATTCGATCCAAAAGAATCTATTGATTTTCAAGGAGATACAGGGCCATTTATTCAATATACGTATGCAAGAATTCAATCTATTCTAAGAAAAGCAGATTTAGAAAAAACAGATTTAAAAAGTACAGATTTACATCCAAAAGAAAAAGAATTAATTAAGCAATTACAATTATTTCCAGAGATTATACAAAATGCTGCAGAGCAACACAGTCCTGCTTTAATTGCTAATTACACATACGATTTGGTGAAAGAATTTAATTCATTTTACCAAAATGTATCTATTTTAGGAGCCGATAATGATATCGAAAAGCAATTAAGAGTACAACTATCAAACACTGTTGCAAATACTATAAAAAACGCATTCTTATTATTAGGAATTCAAGTTCCAGAACGTATGTAA
- a CDS encoding ATP-binding protein: MKKIITSFLFLTIFLGYAQTKEIDSLFIELAFQKQDSTKVVPYLHLIKSLYALKEYDRAMKYVQASEKLSYSFNYKKGIAETTFYKALYYAEKNDYINAISAFAKAKSLFTEQHDDIAIANINNNIGVIESERGNFTKGIEHSLAAIKVLEQSNLKKELCLAYTNLADTYYKINNQEAAINYNLKALTFQEQLKDSTEINNTYKRLSNLYYNESNHKKSIYYFEKSLNINSISDTLRASIYPKLGGEYLATKNYAKATKYLVKGYNLNRKSNNKQNLLTVLNNLGDLNLQKNRLKTAKKQLIEAGEIAKELNNKPELLKQYKLMKAVDSTQRNFYNAFIWQGKYYELKSELELPIEVINAPVINAASIDLNSEFNKLESPSLAKGITTPNNEETGSRLKFNHYNFIVYFLIFSLCIAIFILVILYIKRNNNIKIIADLEEKKSSLELENTAFLEETQNLENVINVKDKLFSIISHDLKDSLSSITGFINLLKDGSLTKEEFDTLIPELSENANNASLLLFNLLNWSKSQMQSLEPKPSLFDVQEVFKDKVQLVEQRMEKKGITLMNNSLRDFAFADRSMFEIVIQNLLANALKFCKKGDVISITNHINNGSCIVSIADTGIGIPEANINKLFTSTPFTTSGTNNEKGTGLGLPICKELIELNNGKIWVESMVNVGSTFYIQLPKSKPLE, from the coding sequence ATGAAAAAAATAATCACGTCTTTTCTATTTTTAACTATCTTTCTTGGTTACGCTCAAACCAAAGAAATAGACAGTCTGTTTATTGAACTCGCTTTTCAAAAACAAGACTCGACTAAAGTTGTACCATATTTACATTTAATTAAATCGCTGTATGCTTTAAAAGAGTATGATAGAGCAATGAAATATGTTCAAGCTAGTGAAAAGTTATCTTATTCCTTCAATTACAAAAAAGGTATTGCAGAAACAACATTTTACAAAGCACTTTACTATGCAGAAAAAAACGATTATATAAATGCGATAAGTGCTTTTGCAAAAGCGAAAAGTTTATTTACGGAACAACATGATGATATTGCCATTGCCAATATCAATAATAATATTGGGGTAATAGAAAGCGAGCGTGGTAACTTTACTAAAGGTATAGAACACTCCTTAGCAGCAATAAAAGTTCTAGAACAAAGTAACTTGAAAAAAGAACTTTGCCTAGCATACACTAATTTAGCCGATACTTACTACAAAATTAATAATCAAGAAGCAGCTATTAATTACAATTTAAAAGCTCTAACATTCCAAGAGCAATTAAAAGATTCAACAGAGATAAACAATACATATAAACGCCTTTCTAATCTTTATTATAATGAAAGCAACCATAAAAAATCTATTTATTATTTTGAAAAATCACTAAATATTAATAGTATCTCAGATACCTTACGCGCGTCGATATACCCTAAATTAGGTGGTGAATATTTAGCAACTAAAAACTACGCTAAAGCCACGAAATACTTAGTTAAAGGCTATAATTTAAACAGAAAAAGTAACAATAAACAAAATTTACTAACTGTACTAAATAATCTTGGTGATTTAAATTTACAAAAAAACCGTTTAAAAACGGCCAAAAAACAACTTATTGAAGCTGGCGAAATCGCAAAAGAATTAAATAATAAACCAGAACTACTTAAGCAATACAAATTAATGAAAGCTGTTGATTCTACTCAACGGAATTTCTATAATGCTTTTATCTGGCAAGGTAAATATTATGAATTAAAATCAGAGTTAGAATTACCTATTGAAGTTATAAATGCTCCTGTAATCAATGCTGCCTCTATAGATTTAAATTCTGAGTTTAATAAATTAGAGAGTCCTAGTCTAGCAAAAGGAATAACAACACCTAATAATGAGGAAACTGGAAGTAGATTAAAATTTAATCACTATAATTTCATTGTTTATTTTTTAATATTTTCACTTTGTATCGCTATTTTTATTCTAGTAATTCTATACATTAAACGTAATAATAATATTAAAATAATTGCAGATCTAGAAGAAAAAAAGAGCTCACTTGAATTAGAAAACACAGCATTTTTAGAAGAAACGCAAAATCTTGAAAATGTAATCAATGTAAAAGATAAATTATTTTCTATTATCTCACACGATTTAAAAGATTCCCTTTCATCCATAACAGGTTTTATAAACTTACTTAAAGACGGTTCTTTAACAAAAGAAGAGTTCGATACTTTAATTCCTGAGCTAAGTGAGAATGCAAATAATGCATCACTATTGCTTTTTAATTTATTGAATTGGTCTAAATCTCAAATGCAATCACTAGAGCCGAAGCCCTCTCTATTTGATGTCCAAGAAGTATTTAAAGATAAAGTACAACTTGTTGAACAACGAATGGAAAAGAAAGGTATTACTTTAATGAATAATTCACTCCGTGATTTTGCTTTTGCAGATAGAAGTATGTTTGAAATAGTGATACAAAACTTATTAGCAAACGCACTTAAATTTTGCAAAAAAGGCGATGTAATAAGCATAACAAACCATATAAACAATGGAAGTTGCATCGTGAGTATTGCTGATACAGGCATAGGCATACCAGAAGCAAACATCAATAAACTTTTTACAAGCACACCTTTTACAACCTCTGGAACAAATAATGAAAAAGGTACTGGTTTAGGCTTACCTATTTGTAAAGAGCTTATTGAACTTAACAATGGTAAAATTTGGGTAGAAAGTATGGTAAACGTAGGTAGTACTTTTTATATTCAGCTTCCTAAATCAAAACCTTTAGAATAA
- a CDS encoding citrate synthase — protein sequence MSNKAILEINGKKHEFPLITGTEDEVAMDIKTFRSVTGGVTTLDPGFKNTGSCESAITFLDGEKGILRYRGYSIEELAEKADFLEVAFLLIFGELPNKEQLEKFHDDIKKNSIVDEDVHKILDAFPKSAHPMGVLSSLTSALTAFNPSSVNVDSEEDLYHTIVKILGKFPVLVAWTMRKKSGLPLDYGDKNLGYVENILKMMFKQPNEEYVHDEVLINALDKLLILHADHEQNCSTSTVRIVGSSHAGLFASISAGISALWGPLHGGANQAVLEMLEAIKADDGDTKKYMAKAKDKNDPFRLMGFGHRVYKNFDPRAKIIKIAADEVLDDLGVDDPILSIAKGLEKEALEDKYFVDRNLYPNVDFYSGIIYRAMGIPTDMFTVMFALGRLPGWIAQWREMRLNKEPIGRPRQLYVGKTLRSFVPVEKR from the coding sequence ATGTCAAATAAAGCTATACTAGAAATAAACGGCAAAAAACACGAGTTTCCTTTAATTACAGGAACGGAAGATGAAGTAGCCATGGATATTAAAACGTTTAGAAGCGTAACAGGTGGTGTAACCACCTTAGATCCAGGTTTTAAGAATACAGGATCGTGTGAAAGTGCTATAACATTTTTAGATGGCGAAAAAGGTATTTTGCGTTACAGAGGTTATTCTATCGAAGAATTAGCTGAAAAAGCTGATTTTTTAGAGGTTGCTTTTCTTCTAATTTTTGGAGAACTTCCAAATAAAGAGCAACTTGAAAAGTTTCATGATGATATCAAGAAAAACTCAATAGTTGATGAGGACGTTCATAAAATTTTAGACGCTTTCCCAAAATCTGCACACCCAATGGGTGTTTTATCATCTTTAACGAGTGCGTTAACAGCTTTTAATCCAAGTTCAGTTAATGTGGATTCCGAAGAAGATTTGTATCATACCATCGTAAAAATATTAGGTAAATTTCCTGTATTAGTAGCATGGACCATGCGTAAAAAGAGTGGCTTACCGCTTGATTATGGTGACAAGAATTTAGGTTACGTGGAAAACATTCTTAAAATGATGTTTAAACAACCTAATGAAGAGTATGTACATGATGAAGTTTTAATTAATGCTTTAGATAAACTATTAATTTTACATGCAGATCACGAGCAAAACTGTTCTACATCTACGGTTAGAATTGTTGGTTCATCGCATGCCGGATTATTTGCATCAATTTCTGCTGGTATTTCTGCATTATGGGGACCACTTCATGGTGGTGCTAATCAAGCCGTTTTAGAAATGCTGGAAGCTATAAAAGCTGATGATGGAGATACTAAAAAATACATGGCAAAAGCTAAAGATAAAAATGATCCTTTTCGTCTAATGGGCTTTGGGCATCGTGTTTATAAAAACTTCGATCCACGTGCAAAAATTATTAAAATAGCTGCCGATGAAGTTTTAGATGATTTAGGTGTCGATGATCCTATCTTGTCTATTGCAAAAGGTCTTGAAAAAGAAGCTTTAGAAGATAAGTACTTTGTTGATAGAAATTTATATCCTAACGTTGATTTCTATTCAGGAATTATCTATAGAGCTATGGGTATCCCAACAGATATGTTTACTGTAATGTTCGCTTTAGGACGCTTACCAGGTTGGATTGCTCAATGGCGTGAAATGCGTTTAAACAAAGAGCCAATTGGTCGCCCAAGACAATTATATGTAGGTAAAACTTTAAGAAGTTTTGTTCCTGTAGAAAAAAGATAA
- the carA gene encoding glutamine-hydrolyzing carbamoyl-phosphate synthase small subunit: MKYQKRQKAIIILADGTIFYGKAVANKQGTAFGEVCFNTGMTGYQEIFTDPSYYGQLMVATNAHIGNYGTNANEVESDSIKIAGLIVKNFSYEYSRDDSDASLEEFLDKNNLLAISDVDTRALVSYIRDNGAMNAVISTEVDNVEGLKKQLAEQPNMEGLELASQVSTKEPYFYGDENATYKVAALDIGIKKNILRNIAKRDAYIKVFPYNAKFEDLQAFNPDGYFLSNGPGDPEPLVDAQAVAKEIIKRNLPLFGICLGHQVIALANGVSTYKMHNGHRGINHPVKNLITGKGEVTSQNHGFAVNREEAEANLDLEITHLHLNDDTVAGLAMKDKNCFSVQYHPEASPGPHDSEYLFDQFIENIKNK; the protein is encoded by the coding sequence ATGAAATATCAAAAAAGACAAAAAGCTATCATCATATTAGCAGATGGTACCATTTTTTACGGTAAAGCAGTAGCTAACAAGCAAGGCACTGCATTTGGAGAAGTATGTTTTAACACTGGAATGACAGGTTATCAAGAAATTTTTACCGATCCTTCGTATTATGGCCAGTTAATGGTAGCTACCAATGCACATATTGGTAATTATGGAACGAACGCAAATGAAGTAGAATCTGATTCTATTAAAATAGCAGGGCTTATCGTTAAAAATTTTAGTTACGAATATTCTAGAGATGATTCTGATGCTTCATTAGAAGAATTTTTGGATAAAAATAATCTACTTGCGATTTCGGATGTCGATACACGTGCTTTAGTAAGTTATATTCGTGATAATGGTGCTATGAATGCGGTTATTTCTACGGAAGTAGATAATGTTGAAGGTTTAAAAAAACAGTTAGCAGAACAACCTAATATGGAAGGCTTAGAGTTGGCATCACAGGTTTCTACAAAGGAACCATACTTTTATGGTGATGAAAATGCAACATATAAAGTAGCTGCTTTAGATATTGGAATTAAAAAGAATATCCTTAGAAATATTGCTAAAAGAGATGCTTACATTAAAGTGTTTCCATACAATGCTAAATTTGAAGATTTGCAAGCTTTCAATCCAGATGGATATTTCTTATCAAATGGCCCTGGTGATCCAGAACCATTGGTAGATGCGCAAGCTGTGGCAAAAGAAATTATAAAACGTAATTTGCCTTTATTCGGTATTTGTTTGGGGCATCAAGTTATTGCATTGGCGAATGGGGTTTCAACCTATAAAATGCATAACGGGCACCGAGGCATAAATCATCCTGTTAAAAATCTAATTACTGGTAAAGGTGAAGTTACATCTCAAAATCACGGTTTTGCAGTTAATAGAGAAGAAGCTGAAGCTAATCTAGATTTAGAGATTACTCATCTTCATTTAAACGATGATACGGTTGCAGGTTTAGCAATGAAAGATAAGAATTGTTTCTCAGTTCAATATCATCCAGAAGCTAGTCCAGGACCTCATGATTCTGAATATTTATTCGATCAATTTATCGAAAATATAAAAAATAAATAA